Genomic segment of Paenibacillus polymyxa:
ATTTCTAAGAAAATCACTCATTCCGAATATAGGAGAAGCGTTCCTAATTAAAAGCGCTATTGGATATGCAGCATCATACTTCTCTATCTTTTTTTCCTTCTGTTTCAGTAGTTCATTAAGAACCTGCATATAGCTTGCTGAATTTTCTAATCCATGCATTTCCTCAGCCGATCTTCCAAATAACATTTTAGCTTCGGCGGCATCGTAGAATAGGTGAGTTACTTCTAGACCTACTAATCCATCTTTTATGCTCTTTAAGATATAATCTGGACGCTCACGTCTCTCTATTACTTCTAAGTGATCTTCGCGATTTAAATTATATAAATCTACAAAGATGCTAACGGCAGCTTCTTCTAAGGCAGATTTTTCATCATCATGATTTTTCATTACTTCTCCCTCCCTAAATGTATTTGAGAAATTGCAGATAACGTTCTCGCATTCACGACGTTCAAGCGGCTTAAGGCACGTAGTGCCGGGTGGCTCTGCCACTTAGCCGGTAAATGTGTCCGGTGAATCAGCTCCTCCGAAATCCCTCTCCCGGACCAAGGGTCGAGCTTGTCTCGACCCGCTGCGTTGAATGCAATGTTATAAGATGTTGGCGCCTTCTTCGATTTCTCTATCTAGATCCTTTGATGCTTCAATTATTACTGAGTCTAATTTATTCAACCACTCGGTGTATTCTTGAGAGTCTGCTTCCATAGGTTCCTTTCTCAATTCCTTACATTTCAATAAATGTTCCTTCCAATCAGAGGTAATATGTCTTAGTCCCCAATCAGCAGCTTGGCTTTTTGAAAATATTATTTCCTCACGTAACCAACCTATGAATTTTGCAGCTAATAGCAACCAATCTATTGAATGTAAACTTCCACCCTTGCCATGTTCCTTCATACATAGAGAAAATTCTATAAGAAATCCTTTTATTTCTTCCTTTGTGATCTCAGGAAAAATATGTTCCTGTAAATCTCCGTATATTAAAAGTCCTTGTTTCTTAATTGAATACATTGTGAATGTATCGAGTTGATTCTTCTCCCACATCCGTTCTCCTCTCGTTCCCCACCACAATGCTCGTCCCTGTTCGCCGAAAATCAACTTATATGGTAAAAATGCACCTTCCAACATATCGGTATATAGATCTACCAATACATTTCTATATATGACCCTCTGTTCATTCAATCTCGTGATCTCTTCCATAGTAATATTCTCAGAAAGCAAAGCTAAAAAATCCAAATCTCCATAACCAGGACTCAAATCGTTATGTAACGATGAACCATATATGTAAACACTAGTTAATTTATCCCCGAATATAGCTCGTATATCCTGAATGAAAATACGAAGAGTTTCTTGAAGTTTTTCATCTTTAAAGTGTTTCTTCAATGTGTCATCTCTCCTTTGGTTTTTTAACGTTTTGCGCCATTTTCTTATAACGTTTCTGTATTCATGAACCCTAAAGGGGTTGTCTGCTGAAATTCCTCTCCGAAACCCTTCTCACAGACCCAGGCTCCAAAGGAGCCGCAGCTTGAATATTATGTTATGCGTTGTTACTGCCATCTTTGAACTCCTTACAATTACCCTCTTTCTTATATGTCTTTCCATTTCTCTCTTCTTATTAGGTTTTCGATTTGGGATGCATGGTGTTTGTTGTGCCAAATAAATCTTTGTATAGCTGTCTCTAATGTAATTATTCCTAATACTTCAGTCTGTATAGTCCGTTTATAGTCTTCTATACTAAGTTCATTCAGCAACACCAAAAAGCGATGATGCAATACTTCAATAAGTGATAGCGAATTCTCTACGGGCAACTTCTTGTAATCAATTAATTCTCCCCACAGATCTTCTCTATATGTATTTGCTAATGGATTATTTTCAGTTAATCCTCTTTTAAATCTTAGGTACGCATTCATATCATTATCAGCTAAGTGATGTATGACCTGCCTTACTGTCCAACCATTCGGCCGATACGGAGTCTCCAATTGGTATTGTTCGAGACCACTCAGCAATGTATTTAATCGCTTAATTAGTTCAGGAATTTGTTTAATAAGATTTATTATTTCATCATTTGAAAGATTGTTTTTGGGTTGAAATTGACCAATCGGATATTTGATTTGATCCATTGTATTTCTCCTTTCTTCTTTAGAATTGTAGTAATTACGCGTAACGTTCTTGTATTCACGACGTCCCACCACCTTAACCCCGAAGGGCGGCCGCGATGCGGTTAGGTGGTCCGGATGTGTCGGGCCGAATATGCTTCCCCGCTACTGAGATGCCTCTGCGAATAACATCGTACTTCTGCCGGACCGAGGGCCGGATGGACCGAAGCTTGAATATGGTGTTATACGCTGCCCTTGCCCTCTTAAGTGACTATCATATTGTTCTTTATTCATTCTATTACGAGGTAATTATCAATGTGTTGATCTTTAAATACGGTTTTATTGTTCGTTACTGCATCTATCAATCTTTCTACTGTAAAATTTGAAATCGGTCTTGGTAAATTATCAATATCAAAAAATCCATATTCATCTATTTCTTTATTATCAACTTCTATGCGACCAACATATCCATCTGACTTAAAAGTATAAATGTATCCATTCCGATGAGACATAAAATAGATACCTGATAAATCCATTTCATTGACTTCAATATTGACTTCTTCCTTCAGTTCTCTTCTTGCACCATCCCATACTGATTCCCCTTCTTCTACTACTCCGCCTGGTACAGACCATTGTTTCTTTCCATATGTTTGATGAACCAATAGCACTCTATTATGCTCATCAATAATGATAATTCCTGAGGCATCATGGGATCGCTTCATTTTGTACCTCTTTCCTTTTATTTACTCTAGCAAGGGTTGCGTATAACGTTTCTGTATTCACGAACCCAGCACTGCCTTAAGGTAGTGCTGGGTTGTCGCATAGATTCACTTCTTTGCCACTGAATTATCTACATAGTGAAATTGCTTCAATGACTTCGGGCAACCAAGGGGCGGCGCAGCCGACCCACAGCGTGAATACTTTGTTATCTGATTGACCGGTCCCACTTCTTCAAATAGAGACAGGACCTCGGCCCACATGATATTTATCTAATTTCCGATTTACCCACCGATCATTTACTGATTCAGTACACAAGGGTCGTTTGAATTTTCCCATATATTAGTTCTCAAGTATTTTTTCCATTATCACATTTCCATCATTGTCCTCAACTACTTTATATTTTAGTTTATTATATAGATTGTAGGCTGGTTCATTGAATTTAAATACACTAAGTCTGAGTTTTCTAATTCCTTTATCTTTGGCATTCTTCTCAATCAATTTCATAGTTTTAAATCCATATCCCTTATTTCTGTAATTTTGCATAACCAAAAAATCACAAATGAATCCTGATGTATTCTCTTTTTCATACCAAATAAAACCAATTTTTTCTAAACTATGATTTATCATTACATATAAGAAATTATTTTTTGTTGATAAACCCATCGGAAGTAGTTCATTGAATTCTTTTTCAGCACATTTATAAGCATCTTTATCGCTACTCATTTTAGATTTGATTAAATCTTTTGCATAGTCATTAACAGACCACTCTTTAAATTGTTCAAATTCCTTTTCTGACATATTTCGAATCTTTATCATTTATTAACCCCTATTCATTTAAATTTGAATTCCTTGTTCCTATTTTTCTACAAAACATGTTTGAGTTGTACAAAAAGAAAATCCTCTAAATAATTTTGTACATCAGGCAACAGGACGTTGCAAACGAATTACTTTCAAAGTTTTTGGGGCCGATCTTTCAGATAACGTTTGTGTATCTACGAACCCTCACCACCTTAAGGACCGTAGGTCCGGCCGCGATGCGGTTAGGTGGTGCAGGGTTGTCTGGTGAATAGGCTTCCTCGAAATCCCTCTTGCAGACCAAGGCCGTCAGGCCGCAGCGTATATACGGTGTTAACTGATGTTGCGGCCTCCTTCGAAATAATCAATACTCTGGTCTTTAAATAGTTCTTTCAATTCCCTTGATGTTTCACTAATAAAGATCTTAATAATTTCTGCTTTAAAATAGATAGGTGCTATATGAGGTTCATTCTTTAGATCTTGCAGCCATCTCACCTTACTATCCCTATACTGATTGACTTCAAGCTGCGTAATGTAAGGATTTATTGTATAGCCCTTGGCTTTTAAGAGTTTTGTAAACAGTTTTTCAGTACTTTCCATTGATCTTAAGAGATCAAATTCTACTTGGCTAACTTCAAGGTTATATGTCTTTCTAATATCATTCTTTTCGCCTTTGTAGTTTTTCTCAAAATCGAAATAGACGGTATCTGTCCACCTTAAATCTGTATAAATATGTGAAAAGTAACCTATAACAAAGTCCTTCCATTCTGGCCCCGCTTGCTTCAGTAAATATTCCTTGCACTTCTCCATGATCAATTCCTTGGCTGGTAATTTATCGTTATGTACGAGATGAGTCACACCTTTTTCTTCCCTGGATACCTTCCCTCTCATATGAATCGCATCCGGAGCAATACTGCCTAATAAAAAATTGGGTGAGGGGTCATTAATAGAAAGGTTTTCTGAGATTGCAAAGTGTACCATAGGCCAAGGCAAATTAATTCCTCCTTTGATATTTCCTTCAATCATGAACTTGCCGGAATTTCAATTAACGTTCCCGCATTCACGACGTTCAAGCAGCTTAAGGACCGTAGGTCCGGGTGGCTCTGCCACTTAGCTGGTTGAATGTGTCCGGTGAATTGACCTCCCTGAAATGCCCCTTCCGGACCATGGGTCGAGCTTGTCTCGGCCCGCAGCGTTGAATGCGATGTTAGGCGATGCTCTCGACTTCTTCAAAATACCTTCAATTTATATTGTTAATTATATAATTCAGTGCCTTCAAATGTGTTTTTGATAAACCGTTTTTGTTCTTTAGTTTTTCAATTGTCTCACTCTCACTATGCATCGGTCTTTGAAGCTCACTTCTAGCGCTCACATAGTCTCTACTAATATAAAAATTACATGTTACAATACTTGCATTATTCGCTAGAACATAATCAATTATCTTTAACAATTTTTCAGGATTCCTTGTTATTGTTTTAAAAGAATCAGTAAAGAAGATTGGATAACCTTCGCTTATTGCTTTAAGCACATTTGACAAATAAGGGTCAATATTAGGATCCATACCACTCAAGACTACTGTATTCTTCTTAAAATATTGGTCAATTCTTAATAAATTATCAGATTTCTGTTTCGAATTCTTAACTATGCTTTTGTTAGTCTTGTCATCAATAATCGAATATTTCTTATTTTGAAAAACGATTTTTCCTAATTCTTTTATAATGCCCCATGCTAGTGGATATGAAGACATTAGCTTACCGTAAACATCATTATCAGTAATAACACTTTTTGAGACTGTACTAATATCAATACAACAGAAATACTTTATTGCATCAGAGGTAAACTTTCTGATATCTCGTTCAGGAATAATTGTCTTCTGCAGCCCCATTAACTTTGCGGCTTCATTAGTGCTCGCAAGATCCTCTATTAGACTATTTCTAATAGTCAATACAACAAGACATCGAATTTCTATGTCTTCAGGAGGCTGATAATAATGTGCTTCCTCAACACTCGTAACTAACAACGCTCTTCTATTATCACAATTATTCCAGTTATTAAATAAAGACAAGAGCCGGGTCTTTATATCAAGTCCTACTCTTTCAATGATGTCTTTATTCATTTCATATTGTTCAAATCGTGGGAACAATACATTCTGTAGATAGTTATCAATAACTTCCATGTAATTCACTCTTTCAGTTAATATTTTTGAGAGTTTCGCCTAACATTCCTGTATTCATGAACCCCGAAGGGTTGTCTGCTGAAATGCTTCCCTGAAATCCTTTCTCGCAAACCAAGGCTCCAAAGGAGCCGCTGCTTGAATACTATGTTAGGCGATACTAACGGCATCTTCGAATAAATTTACCAGTTCTTCGTAAGTCTTTTTATTCTTTCTTTGACAAAATTCACAAGTACCTTGATTCAAATCCGATGATAATTTCAGTTAGCTTGCGGAGAATAGCCTTTTATTTGTTTTTTGATCGTTTCTATAAAAACCTTCAACAATTTCTCCTAACGCTCTTTAACAACACGGACTCGAGCGAGTGCGGTTCTAATAATGCCATTCTGACGTCCCATAATGTTCCATGGACATTCTAATTAATTCATTCCAAAAATCTTCCAAATCACTAAATAGACGGTTTGTGTTTACTAATTCAATCAATTGTGAAATATAACTACTAAAGCTCAGTTCATCTGCATTGAAGGACTTCATAAATCTCAATTTATCTATTTCGCTATCAGTAATACCGAGTTTTTTGACTTCTTCTACCGTTTCGAAAACATGACTAACCCAAAGCAGGGAATAGAACGATTTATACATACTCCTCCCTTTGATATTGGATTTTATTAATATTTCTCTGTAAATTTTCCTGATTGCGTCGAATATATATGCCGAATCAGGTAACTCATCTATTTCTTTTCTGACATACTTCGAAGTTTGAATATATCCACCCTCTACATCAATTACATTAGAAGGTCGGTATATAGCTCTGTCTCTTACATAACAAAGCTTTTCATAAAGCCCTTTAATACTTTCATTTGGTTTATTTTCATCAGCAAATATAAAGTTGTTATAAAGTATTCTAAATACCTCATCCAATTTTTCACTTTCTTCTCTTAAACAATCACAATATTCTTTAACGTCAGTATGTGTTATCAGTGTTGAAAGGTCTTGTTCAAGTAATTTAAACTCATTCCATACATTTGGTAATTCGGAGGGATCTGATAAATCATTAAAATTGACTCCAAGATTTACAATACCGTTCGAGCATAACCTTTTGGGAACTTTTAAGTTAAAACGCTCATCTAATAACATTAACGAAATAAATAAATGATACACCGAGTAGTAAGTCAAAACTGCCCTACTAATTCTTAATCCCCCAGCACTCTCTACATCTTTAACTGATTCAAGTGCCCTTAATTCTGATAAACCAATAAGAATTTTATGAAATGAAAGTGCAGAACATGAACACAAATAAACCATATTGGTGATATTAGTTCTATCCAAATAATTGAATTTCCCACTTTGTATATATGTAAGTTCTTCTTTCATTTACCTGTCTCCTTATATAACGTTTTGGTCTTCTAAAATCTATCTAACAAATCTCACAGCTTTTATACCAGCCATCTTCTCATTTTTATAGTTTTTCAAGAGTTTCGCCTAACGTTCCTGTATTCACGACCCAGCATATGCTGGGTGTCCGGCGCATGCCGGGCCAAGGACGAATGTCCGCAGCGTGAATATTATGTTATGTGATGTCTGCTTCTTCTTCGAACTACTTAGACAGCTTGTTTGATTTCTTTGCCATGCTTTTAAACTCTTCATATTTCTCTTTAGCAGCTTTAATTTTACTTTCCACTACATAAGGAGCATCATCTGAAAAACTGGGTAGTTTCTCATTTATGTAATCGTATAATGATTTTTTCTCAGCAGTCGTCGGAATTATCGGCGCAACAGGTATAGGTAGTGGCTTATCTTCTACTTCTATTCCTTCATGCAAATCAGCCATCCCAAAAGAAAGAAAATTATGAATAGCTCTTTTTCTATCTTCTTCTGTCTGTTTATAATTTCCGTCCGAATCTAAATGGAATCTATCAAATTCCACCATAAGTAGTTTATGCGGCTTCCTGTCTTTATTCCTGTAATATAAGATCACTTCAAGTACTTCCTCACCTGCTAATTGAGGAACAAATTTATGCTTATGATCTTTAGGTCGGGCGATCTTTATAACTTTGCCTGCACGAGATACAAATAAATATCTGCTTTGAATCATCTATCTCACTCTTTCTCTCTTATTTAAGCTGATTTCACATAACGTTTCTGTATTCATGAACCCCGTAGGGGTTGTCTGCTGAAATGCCTCTCCGAAATCCTTCCCGCAGACCAAGGCTCCAAAGGAGCCGCTGCTTGAATATTATGTTATACGATGGAATCTTCTACGATTAACCAACATTCATTCTTGATTCTAATCTGTCATTGTTCTGCTATATGTTCCAATAAATCTCCTGGCTGACAACCTAAAGCCGCACATAATTTATCAATCACTTCTAACGATACATATTCGTTTGTATTGAGTTTCGCCATTGTAGCAGACGAAATACCCGTCATTTTCAATAAATCCTGCTTCTTAATCTCCCTGTCGATCAATAATTTTTGAAAAGGCTTATAACTAATCATCTGATATTCCTTTCACACATCAAGTGAATTTTTCTTTAATTATATGAAAGTATATTTTCTTTATCAAAAACATCTTCAACATGTATTGACTTGATTATTTGACATGATAAAATTATATTTAATAAGTTGAACTTTTATTCATAAAATCAAATACATTGGATGGTGTTCAAAATGCATAATTCTTTAGAAGTCTTACTTGATTCACTGATTCAGACTCGAATTGAATCTTTATATGGC
This window contains:
- a CDS encoding aminoglycoside adenylyltransferase domain-containing protein; the protein is MKKHFKDEKLQETLRIFIQDIRAIFGDKLTSVYIYGSSLHNDLSPGYGDLDFLALLSENITMEEITRLNEQRVIYRNVLVDLYTDMLEGAFLPYKLIFGEQGRALWWGTRGERMWEKNQLDTFTMYSIKKQGLLIYGDLQEHIFPEITKEEIKGFLIEFSLCMKEHGKGGSLHSIDWLLLAAKFIGWLREEIIFSKSQAADWGLRHITSDWKEHLLKCKELRKEPMEADSQEYTEWLNKLDSVIIEASKDLDREIEEGANIL
- a CDS encoding YfiT family bacillithiol transferase, producing MDQIKYPIGQFQPKNNLSNDEIINLIKQIPELIKRLNTLLSGLEQYQLETPYRPNGWTVRQVIHHLADNDMNAYLRFKRGLTENNPLANTYREDLWGELIDYKKLPVENSLSLIEVLHHRFLVLLNELSIEDYKRTIQTEVLGIITLETAIQRFIWHNKHHASQIENLIRREKWKDI
- a CDS encoding NUDIX domain-containing protein, with the translated sequence MKRSHDASGIIIIDEHNRVLLVHQTYGKKQWSVPGGVVEEGESVWDGARRELKEEVNIEVNEMDLSGIYFMSHRNGYIYTFKSDGYVGRIEVDNKEIDEYGFFDIDNLPRPISNFTVERLIDAVTNNKTVFKDQHIDNYLVIE
- a CDS encoding GNAT family N-acetyltransferase, encoding MSEKEFEQFKEWSVNDYAKDLIKSKMSSDKDAYKCAEKEFNELLPMGLSTKNNFLYVMINHSLEKIGFIWYEKENTSGFICDFLVMQNYRNKGYGFKTMKLIEKNAKDKGIRKLRLSVFKFNEPAYNLYNKLKYKVVEDNDGNVIMEKILEN
- a CDS encoding helix-turn-helix domain-containing protein yields the protein MISYKPFQKLLIDREIKKQDLLKMTGISSATMAKLNTNEYVSLEVIDKLCAALGCQPGDLLEHIAEQ